Below is a genomic region from Candidatus Latescibacterota bacterium.
GTTTGCAGCGGGAGCTGCAGGTCACGTTGAGGAGGATGGAGTAAGAATGAGTTCAACCGGTTTGGCCAGCCTGGAACTGCTTGAAAATAAAATAGTTAAGGCGGCGGAGCTAATAGGGCGGCTGGCAGATGAAAAAAAGAAGATCGAAGAAACCAATAAAGTATTGAAAGAAAAAATAGAATCGTTATATATTAAAAATGATGAGATGGCTAAAGAACTTGAAATCTTTAAAATGGATAAAGAAAAGGAAAAAGATTTCGATAAAACTAGAGA
It encodes:
- a CDS encoding DUF3450 domain-containing protein, whose translation is MSSTGLASLELLENKIVKAAELIGRLADEKKKIEETNKVLKEKIESLYIKNDEMAKELEIFKMDKEKEKDFDKTREEIGNKIEEMLMKLDGLDI